The proteins below come from a single Bryobacter aggregatus MPL3 genomic window:
- the lipB gene encoding lipoyl(octanoyl) transferase LipB — MPDFDVIDLGPLPWAEAWSIQQSYVEKRKAGLVPDTLLFVEHPHVITLGRNASESNILAGRDQLARLGIEVHEANRGGDVTYHGPGQLVGYPIFELTRWKKDVRAYVQGVEQAVIRTLAGFGIEAHTRTGKETGVYVQQAGLAPAKICALGVHISRWVTSHGFALNINTDLRYFQYIVPCGLTLPVTSMEALGVTVQREEVMRVLSRHLAEIFHHEFTDSIENLQEMLPCLMS, encoded by the coding sequence ATGCCTGATTTTGACGTCATCGACCTGGGACCTCTGCCTTGGGCGGAAGCCTGGTCGATCCAGCAGAGTTATGTCGAAAAGAGAAAAGCCGGTCTGGTGCCGGATACTCTTCTTTTCGTCGAACATCCGCACGTCATCACCCTCGGCCGTAATGCCAGTGAGAGCAATATCCTCGCTGGCCGCGACCAACTGGCGCGTCTGGGGATCGAGGTCCACGAAGCAAATCGAGGCGGTGATGTCACCTATCACGGCCCCGGACAGCTCGTCGGGTATCCGATCTTTGAACTCACCCGTTGGAAGAAAGATGTCCGCGCCTATGTGCAAGGCGTCGAGCAGGCGGTGATCCGCACGCTCGCTGGCTTTGGCATCGAGGCACATACGCGCACCGGCAAAGAAACCGGTGTCTACGTCCAGCAAGCGGGCCTTGCGCCTGCCAAGATTTGCGCGCTCGGCGTGCACATCAGCCGTTGGGTCACCTCCCACGGCTTTGCCCTCAACATCAACACAGATCTCCGCTACTTCCAGTACATCGTTCCCTGTGGACTTACGCTTCCCGTCACCTCGATGGAAGCGCTAGGCGTCACGGTGCAGCGTGAGGAAGTGATGCGGGTACTTTCCCGCCATCTGGCGGAGATCTTCCACCACGAATTTACCGATTCCATTGAAAACTTACAGGAGATGCTTCCATGCCTGATGTCGTAA
- the lpdA gene encoding dihydrolipoyl dehydrogenase has translation MSYDVVIIGSGPGGYSAAVRAGQYGLKTAIIEKSPKLGGTCLHVGCIPTKALLHSASVWDYFVHPEEEGISCQSPVLHFPNVIDRKAKIVSKHAKGVEFLMKKNKVDVIAGYAKLLGGGKIEVSHNGQTQIIESKNIVIATGSEARMIPNVQPQSPRILTNVEILDLPSVPKSLAIIGAGAVGVEFASIFRRFGSEVTIFEMLPRVVPVEDEEVSKELERCFKKMGIRIETSAKVENIVNGPNSVKFTATLANGSQEQVEVESLLVAVGRKPNTESIGLENTKVEVDRGFLKVNGFQQTSEPGVYAIGDVVAGTPQLAHVATAEGMIAIGHIAGVEVQPIRRNRIPGATYTDPGIGSVGLTESQAKAQGYKVKVGKFPFAANSKASISGHHEGFVKVVADDTYGEILGVHIIGHHGYELIAEAVAAMESESTVEVMMNTIHAHPTLYEAVGEAFNAVYGMAINA, from the coding sequence ATGTCCTACGATGTCGTGATTATCGGTAGTGGCCCTGGCGGCTACTCTGCCGCCGTGCGAGCCGGCCAATACGGTCTCAAGACCGCGATCATTGAAAAGTCTCCGAAGCTGGGTGGCACTTGCCTCCACGTGGGATGTATTCCCACCAAAGCGCTGCTCCACAGCGCCAGCGTCTGGGACTATTTTGTGCACCCGGAGGAGGAAGGAATCTCCTGCCAATCTCCGGTTCTGCACTTCCCCAACGTGATCGACCGCAAGGCCAAGATCGTCTCCAAGCACGCCAAAGGCGTCGAGTTCCTCATGAAGAAGAACAAGGTCGACGTCATTGCGGGCTACGCAAAGCTGCTCGGTGGGGGCAAGATCGAAGTCAGTCATAACGGGCAGACCCAGATCATCGAATCGAAGAATATTGTGATCGCCACTGGATCCGAGGCCCGGATGATTCCCAATGTCCAGCCCCAGTCCCCACGCATCCTCACCAACGTCGAAATCCTCGACCTGCCCAGCGTTCCCAAGTCGCTCGCCATTATCGGTGCAGGCGCGGTGGGCGTCGAGTTTGCCAGCATCTTCCGCCGCTTCGGCAGTGAAGTAACGATCTTCGAGATGCTGCCCCGCGTCGTTCCGGTCGAAGATGAAGAAGTCTCGAAAGAACTCGAGCGCTGCTTCAAGAAGATGGGCATCCGCATCGAGACCAGCGCGAAGGTCGAAAACATCGTCAACGGCCCCAATAGCGTCAAGTTCACCGCGACCCTCGCTAACGGGAGCCAGGAACAGGTAGAAGTGGAGAGCTTGCTCGTCGCCGTCGGCCGTAAGCCGAACACCGAGAGCATCGGCCTCGAAAACACCAAAGTCGAAGTCGATCGCGGCTTCCTGAAGGTGAACGGTTTCCAGCAGACTTCTGAACCCGGTGTCTATGCCATTGGCGACGTTGTCGCCGGCACCCCGCAACTGGCCCACGTCGCCACCGCCGAGGGCATGATCGCCATTGGTCACATTGCAGGCGTCGAAGTCCAGCCGATTCGCCGCAACCGCATTCCGGGCGCTACCTACACGGACCCCGGCATCGGCAGTGTCGGCCTCACCGAATCCCAGGCTAAGGCCCAGGGCTATAAGGTGAAAGTCGGCAAGTTCCCCTTTGCCGCAAATTCCAAGGCTTCCATCAGCGGGCATCATGAAGGCTTCGTCAAAGTGGTTGCCGACGACACCTATGGCGAGATTCTCGGTGTCCACATCATTGGCCATCACGGCTATGAACTGATTGCCGAAGCCGTTGCCGCCATGGAATCGGAATCCACCGTCGAGGTGATGATGAACACGATCCACGCCCATCCCACTCTCTATGAAGCAGTCGGCGAAGCATTCAACGCCGTCTACGGAATGGCGATTAATGCCTGA
- a CDS encoding POTRA domain-containing protein has product MNSRISFGVVFLSLGAVLFAQAPDQAFPVRAVAVQGNRILQAEQVIAAAGILPGSTVKPAQMDAAMQKLLTCGYFDKVAYDYKPQDQGYALTWDITEVSTFYPIGFEEIPAKIADVKAILKKFDPLFGDKIPATQEVLSRYEEELNRALKLTDPVDRVRGQLATDAQGNLVAMFRPKRELPTISSVDFSGNRLLSLDDLRPLMASAAVGLVYREPEFRDILDIKIRPMYEARGHVKVTFPEITATPAKENAGLNLKVKIVEGEEYKLGEIRVEGEAERTDDWLRVGGFRQGVTANMGEVDEGRRKMEAAIKRNGFLDAKVTGKRTINEERKVVDMDFKIDAGGKYQFDRLEIKGLDLISEPEVRKMWGVKAGSPFNPEYPDFFLNKLREDGVFDNLGETKSIADVDRVNHTVAVTLVFKGAPPVDPNKTQKRPGPRL; this is encoded by the coding sequence ATGAATTCGCGAATCAGTTTCGGTGTCGTATTTCTTTCTCTGGGCGCGGTCTTGTTCGCACAAGCGCCCGACCAAGCGTTTCCCGTACGGGCCGTGGCCGTGCAGGGAAATCGGATCCTCCAGGCGGAGCAGGTGATTGCTGCCGCAGGTATTCTTCCCGGCTCCACTGTCAAGCCCGCACAAATGGATGCGGCGATGCAGAAACTCCTCACCTGTGGCTATTTCGACAAAGTCGCCTATGACTACAAGCCGCAGGACCAAGGTTATGCGTTGACTTGGGATATCACCGAGGTTTCCACCTTCTATCCCATCGGCTTTGAGGAGATCCCGGCCAAAATCGCGGACGTGAAAGCGATTCTGAAGAAATTCGATCCGTTGTTTGGGGACAAGATTCCAGCGACGCAGGAAGTCCTCAGCCGTTATGAGGAAGAGCTGAATCGGGCGTTGAAGCTGACGGATCCCGTGGACCGGGTTCGCGGTCAATTGGCGACAGACGCACAGGGCAATCTGGTGGCAATGTTCCGCCCCAAGCGGGAGCTGCCGACAATCTCCAGTGTCGACTTTAGCGGCAATCGCCTCCTGAGCCTGGACGATCTACGTCCTCTCATGGCTTCCGCTGCGGTTGGACTGGTTTATCGGGAACCCGAGTTCCGTGACATTCTCGACATCAAGATCCGGCCGATGTACGAAGCGCGCGGGCATGTGAAGGTGACCTTTCCGGAGATCACGGCAACTCCCGCCAAGGAAAATGCTGGTTTGAATCTCAAGGTCAAGATTGTGGAGGGTGAGGAGTACAAGCTCGGAGAGATCCGTGTCGAGGGCGAAGCGGAACGGACGGACGATTGGCTGCGCGTGGGCGGTTTCCGCCAAGGGGTGACGGCCAACATGGGGGAAGTGGATGAAGGCCGGCGCAAGATGGAAGCTGCGATCAAACGGAACGGGTTCTTAGACGCCAAAGTGACCGGGAAGCGCACGATCAACGAAGAGCGAAAAGTGGTGGATATGGACTTCAAGATCGACGCTGGCGGCAAGTACCAATTTGATCGTCTTGAGATTAAAGGTCTCGATCTGATTTCTGAACCAGAAGTACGGAAGATGTGGGGTGTGAAAGCGGGGTCTCCATTCAACCCTGAATATCCAGATTTCTTTTTGAACAAATTACGAGAAGACGGAGTCTTTGACAATCTGGGTGAGACCAAAAGTATTGCGGATGTGGATCGTGTGAATCATACAGTGGCCGTTACCCTTGTTTTTAAGGGCGCTCCTCCTGTAGATCCGAACAAAACTCAAAAACGCCCTGGTCCACGGCTGTAA
- a CDS encoding hybrid sensor histidine kinase/response regulator: MLFHEHRYPRTIRAGFSEFPPYFSLRSNGSPAGFAIDAFEEAARRRGITVEWVEMVATPELALLEHQIDVYPLMVRTPERLKNFGLSEAWWENMMVMVSRADHPVKTVKDLRGQTISSMGGSFDASLLRRAFPVVNVLSMELADQVLSPVCDGRAVAAVLEARAMDRWMLDSKRLCPSASLYAQSFNELSIRYGIGALKENAWLADELHSTLLDLTMDGTMYQLGARWNVFTTNQIGMFQDLVRVKDQRLWLALLVLSLIAGMLAFARLYFRSREARRLAEAASASQSQFLANVSHEIRTPLNGILGMVDLLRSTSLQPAQRDFTDAISSSGQVLLALINDFLDLAKIEAGKLDLESIRFSPMKLTEQVVQNLYPRAQDAGISIGAYVDPAISETVKGDPTRIQQVLFNLVGNAVKFTAEGEVWIEVERVGEGALRFAVFDTGAGVPEESRERLFQRFTQADASTTRKHGGTGLGLAICRELVRLMGGELGYQPRPGGGSQFWFTVMVEGMQKTVEISPLERRVAVAADAHPDVSGLRVLDRVLKSFDCEKVSPDTNPDLLLSPGVLMPPVRQSQLLDVLGGRGPLTKANASKSLAPLNLRILVVEDNAVNQRVVMHYLNKLGCEAKLVENGQLAVEAALGGDYDVILMDYQMPVMDGLTAARNIRAGTGKRSEVPILAITAGVLAIDRERIRMAGMDDLLPKPYSLDALRTALETASRSKRGTFQK, translated from the coding sequence TTGCTGTTTCACGAGCATCGATATCCGCGCACGATTCGTGCTGGATTTTCTGAGTTTCCTCCCTATTTCAGTCTGCGATCGAATGGGAGTCCGGCCGGTTTTGCCATTGATGCATTTGAGGAAGCTGCCAGACGGAGAGGGATCACTGTCGAATGGGTCGAGATGGTGGCAACTCCTGAACTTGCTTTACTGGAGCACCAGATTGACGTTTATCCCTTGATGGTGAGAACTCCAGAGCGGCTCAAGAACTTTGGTTTGAGCGAAGCCTGGTGGGAAAACATGATGGTCATGGTGAGCCGCGCGGACCATCCGGTGAAGACCGTGAAGGATTTACGAGGCCAGACCATCTCCAGCATGGGAGGCTCCTTTGATGCGTCGCTGCTGCGGCGTGCTTTTCCAGTGGTGAATGTTCTCTCGATGGAGCTTGCGGATCAGGTGCTCAGTCCGGTCTGCGATGGCCGGGCCGTTGCGGCTGTGCTAGAGGCGCGGGCCATGGATCGCTGGATGCTCGATTCCAAACGGCTGTGCCCCAGTGCTTCTCTTTACGCCCAGTCTTTCAATGAGCTCTCGATCCGCTATGGGATTGGTGCTCTCAAGGAGAATGCCTGGCTGGCCGACGAGTTGCACAGCACCTTGCTCGACCTCACCATGGATGGCACGATGTACCAGCTTGGGGCGCGCTGGAATGTATTCACGACCAATCAAATTGGCATGTTTCAGGATCTGGTCCGGGTGAAAGATCAGCGCCTCTGGCTGGCTCTGCTGGTCTTGAGCCTCATTGCGGGGATGCTGGCATTCGCGAGGCTCTATTTCCGGAGCCGTGAGGCGCGCAGACTGGCGGAGGCCGCCTCTGCGTCGCAATCGCAGTTTCTGGCGAATGTGAGCCATGAAATCCGTACGCCGCTCAATGGCATTCTCGGCATGGTGGATCTGCTGCGCAGCACATCGCTCCAGCCGGCACAGAGAGATTTTACCGACGCCATCTCGTCGAGCGGACAGGTCCTGCTTGCCTTGATCAATGATTTTCTCGATTTGGCGAAGATTGAAGCCGGGAAGCTGGATCTGGAGAGTATTCGTTTCTCCCCAATGAAGCTGACCGAGCAAGTGGTGCAGAATCTTTATCCGCGCGCGCAAGATGCTGGGATCTCAATCGGCGCCTACGTCGACCCTGCGATTTCAGAGACGGTGAAAGGCGATCCGACTCGCATCCAGCAAGTCCTTTTTAACCTGGTGGGGAATGCGGTGAAATTCACGGCTGAAGGCGAGGTCTGGATTGAGGTGGAACGTGTTGGGGAGGGAGCTTTGCGCTTTGCCGTTTTCGACACGGGCGCCGGTGTTCCCGAAGAGAGCCGGGAACGGCTCTTCCAACGTTTTACGCAAGCCGACGCCTCGACGACGCGCAAGCATGGGGGAACCGGGTTGGGCCTAGCCATCTGCCGGGAACTGGTGCGCCTGATGGGCGGGGAGCTGGGGTATCAACCCCGGCCGGGCGGAGGGAGTCAGTTCTGGTTTACGGTGATGGTGGAGGGCATGCAGAAGACGGTGGAGATTTCACCGCTGGAGCGGCGGGTGGCCGTAGCCGCAGATGCCCATCCCGATGTGAGCGGCCTGCGTGTGCTCGATCGTGTTCTGAAGAGTTTTGATTGTGAGAAAGTCTCTCCTGACACGAACCCGGATCTTCTGCTGAGCCCGGGCGTTTTGATGCCGCCGGTGCGGCAGAGCCAACTCCTCGACGTGCTGGGGGGACGCGGTCCGCTGACCAAAGCAAATGCTTCTAAGTCCTTGGCTCCATTAAATTTACGTATTTTGGTGGTGGAAGATAATGCGGTGAACCAGCGAGTGGTGATGCACTATCTGAATAAGCTCGGTTGCGAGGCGAAGCTGGTGGAAAATGGGCAACTGGCGGTGGAGGCCGCGCTGGGTGGAGATTATGACGTTATATTAATGGACTATCAGATGCCAGTGATGGATGGTCTGACTGCGGCGCGCAACATTCGTGCCGGAACAGGAAAGAGGAGCGAAGTGCCGATCCTGGCCATTACGGCTGGCGTACTGGCGATTGATCGCGAAAGAATTCGAATGGCCGGCATGGATGACTTGCTCCCGAAGCCCTATTCGCTGGATGCGCTCCGCACCGCTTTGGAGACTGCGAGCAGGTCCAAGCGTGGTACATTCCAAAAGTAG
- a CDS encoding segregation and condensation protein A, whose product MSSFQIQLQHYEGPLDLLLDLIRKQQINIYDIPIAKITSQYLSYMDQAMAMDIELSSEFVYMAATLIHIKSKLLLPRDPELEKIMPEEDPRQELVDRLLEHERFKGAAQMLEQKRQIEEAIWTNPQVDRLLGEDQDPGLAVTLFDLVKTLEAVLDRAKNRPIYEITGEEVTVPEMIQQLRNVFDQVATGDHFSAREMFERQKSRRAMICLFLAILEMVKRQALNLVQDEIFGEIVLARSESFAEAFPKEADLEAVEQEYK is encoded by the coding sequence GTGTCCTCGTTTCAAATCCAACTTCAGCATTACGAGGGGCCGCTCGACCTTCTGCTTGATCTGATCCGCAAACAGCAGATCAATATCTACGACATCCCGATCGCCAAGATCACTTCGCAGTACCTCTCTTATATGGACCAGGCGATGGCCATGGATATCGAGCTGAGTTCGGAATTCGTATATATGGCGGCAACTCTGATCCATATCAAGAGTAAGCTGCTGCTGCCACGGGATCCGGAACTCGAGAAGATCATGCCGGAGGAAGATCCACGGCAGGAACTGGTCGATCGGCTTCTCGAGCATGAGCGCTTCAAAGGTGCGGCGCAGATGCTGGAACAAAAGCGTCAGATTGAGGAAGCGATCTGGACCAACCCGCAGGTGGACCGCCTGTTGGGCGAAGACCAGGACCCGGGTCTGGCGGTGACGCTTTTTGATCTGGTCAAGACGCTCGAGGCGGTGTTGGATCGTGCCAAGAACCGGCCCATTTATGAGATAACGGGTGAGGAAGTCACGGTTCCGGAGATGATCCAGCAGTTGCGGAATGTCTTCGATCAGGTGGCCACTGGAGATCATTTCAGCGCCCGCGAAATGTTCGAACGGCAAAAGAGCCGCCGCGCGATGATCTGCCTTTTTCTCGCGATCCTCGAGATGGTGAAGCGCCAGGCGCTGAACCTGGTGCAGGACGAGATTTTTGGTGAGATTGTGCTGGCACGCAGCGAGAGTTTCGCCGAGGCCTTCCCGAAGGAAGCAGACCTCGAAGCAGTCGAGCAAGAATACAAGTAA
- the scpB gene encoding SMC-Scp complex subunit ScpB yields the protein MEEQNTVVESPQLEEVALDVNQFVEEKQTLTEEDQLKPMIAAILYVTEEPMTATDIAKGLGREPELIEKLIGELVQYYEGPEHGFQIHAKAGGYYFGTKPEFDEALRQFFQSQKQPLKLSAAAVETLCIVAYKQPVTAPEIAQIRGTQGVGSLKPLLDRKLITTAGRKDVVGKPVLYKTTPEFLIQFGLKDLKELPTLKEFEELRRLAMDDDLVPAVEAKGPQAAAEEPVAEPEVESAESA from the coding sequence ATGGAAGAACAGAATACCGTCGTGGAATCGCCGCAACTGGAAGAAGTGGCGTTAGACGTCAACCAGTTTGTCGAAGAAAAGCAGACTCTCACCGAAGAGGACCAGCTCAAGCCGATGATCGCGGCGATCCTTTATGTGACCGAGGAGCCGATGACGGCTACCGACATTGCCAAAGGATTGGGCCGGGAGCCGGAGTTGATCGAGAAGCTGATTGGCGAACTCGTCCAATACTATGAGGGCCCGGAGCATGGCTTTCAGATTCACGCGAAGGCCGGTGGCTACTACTTTGGAACCAAGCCGGAATTCGACGAAGCGCTGCGCCAGTTTTTTCAGAGCCAGAAGCAGCCGTTGAAGCTCTCGGCCGCCGCGGTGGAGACGCTTTGCATTGTGGCCTATAAGCAGCCGGTGACGGCGCCAGAGATTGCGCAGATTCGCGGCACCCAAGGTGTCGGATCGTTGAAGCCGTTGCTCGATCGCAAATTGATCACGACGGCCGGCCGCAAGGACGTAGTTGGCAAACCGGTGCTGTATAAGACAACGCCGGAGTTCCTGATTCAGTTTGGCCTGAAAGACCTGAAGGAACTGCCGACCTTGAAAGAATTTGAAGAATTACGCCGTTTGGCGATGGATGATGATTTGGTGCCCGCAGTCGAGGCCAAGGGCCCGCAGGCGGCCGCCGAAGAACCTGTCGCTGAACCGGAAGTTGAAAGCGCTGAAAGCGCCTGA
- a CDS encoding pseudouridine synthase codes for MAEERLQKILSQAGIASRRASEEIILEGRVKVNGKVVNTLGSKADLSRDHIKVDNKLLHKPQNMVYLALHKPREVVTTMSDPQKRKTVADLIRGAKERVYPIGRLDYHSEGLLLFTNDGEFANRIMSKRTNIVKTYVVKATGALTEKQLEEFRNGVPLFGKKTKPAGIKALNRAENPWYEIQLTEGRQNQIRMMFKHFGFLVEKLKRVKIGFLELASLKSGQMRHLTPEEVRKFKHILKMDEADEND; via the coding sequence GTGGCTGAAGAAAGATTACAGAAAATCCTGTCGCAGGCAGGGATCGCAAGCCGCCGTGCATCGGAAGAGATTATTCTCGAAGGCCGCGTAAAGGTCAACGGCAAGGTGGTGAATACCCTCGGCAGCAAGGCCGACCTGAGCCGCGACCACATCAAGGTTGATAACAAGCTGCTGCATAAGCCGCAGAATATGGTCTATCTCGCGCTGCACAAGCCGCGCGAAGTGGTCACCACCATGAGCGATCCACAGAAGCGGAAGACGGTGGCAGATCTGATTCGCGGCGCTAAGGAACGCGTGTATCCAATTGGCCGCCTGGACTATCACAGCGAAGGTTTGTTGCTGTTTACGAACGATGGCGAGTTTGCCAATCGCATCATGAGCAAGCGGACGAATATCGTCAAGACCTACGTGGTGAAGGCGACCGGCGCGCTGACCGAGAAGCAGCTCGAGGAGTTTCGCAATGGCGTGCCGCTCTTCGGGAAGAAGACGAAGCCCGCTGGCATCAAAGCGCTGAATCGGGCTGAGAATCCCTGGTATGAAATCCAGTTGACCGAAGGACGCCAGAATCAGATCCGCATGATGTTCAAGCACTTCGGGTTTCTTGTGGAGAAGCTGAAGCGCGTCAAGATCGGATTCCTGGAACTGGCTTCGCTGAAGTCCGGACAGATGCGGCATCTCACTCCAGAGGAAGTGCGCAAATTCAAGCATATCCTCAAGATGGATGAAGCGGATGAGAACGATTGA
- a CDS encoding CoA-binding protein — MRTIEQILRESKTIAVVGLSGNPERTSFGVAKALQHYGYKIIPVNPNETEVLGEKAYAHLSDVPVPIDIVNVFRRADQTPPIAAEAVAVGAKALWLQLGIENEDAKRIAEAGGLDVVMDHCIMVEHRKLRL; from the coding sequence ATGAGAACGATTGAGCAGATCCTAAGAGAGTCCAAGACGATTGCGGTTGTTGGACTGTCCGGCAATCCGGAACGCACCAGCTTTGGTGTTGCGAAGGCTTTGCAGCACTATGGCTACAAAATCATTCCGGTGAACCCCAACGAGACCGAAGTGCTGGGGGAGAAGGCTTATGCCCATCTGAGCGATGTGCCTGTGCCGATTGATATTGTCAATGTGTTTCGCCGTGCCGACCAGACGCCTCCGATTGCAGCCGAAGCGGTTGCTGTTGGCGCGAAGGCGCTCTGGTTACAGCTTGGCATCGAGAACGAGGATGCCAAGCGGATTGCCGAAGCAGGCGGTCTGGACGTCGTGATGGACCACTGCATCATGGTGGAGCATCGCAAGCTCCGTCTCTAG
- a CDS encoding histidine phosphatase family protein: protein MADRHELWLLRHGETEWSLSGQHTGWTDIPLTPNGEQQARNLGIALAGRPFAEVWVSPLQRARATCTLAGYGSQAQPKDNLKEWNYGQVEGLTAVQVRQSVPGWTIWKDGAPGGETIEQVYDRAGKVIEEASHVPGDVALFAHGHILRLLAANYLGLQPNDAQLFALGTATISILGWEQDRRVIRRWNQPTS from the coding sequence ATGGCAGACCGGCATGAACTCTGGCTTCTGCGCCACGGCGAGACCGAATGGAGCCTGAGCGGCCAGCACACCGGCTGGACAGATATCCCCTTAACTCCGAACGGCGAGCAGCAAGCGAGGAATCTCGGCATCGCCCTGGCCGGACGTCCCTTCGCAGAAGTCTGGGTCAGTCCCTTACAACGCGCCCGTGCCACCTGCACGCTTGCAGGCTATGGCAGCCAGGCCCAGCCCAAGGACAACTTGAAGGAATGGAACTATGGGCAGGTAGAGGGCCTGACGGCAGTGCAAGTGCGGCAGTCTGTTCCGGGTTGGACAATCTGGAAGGACGGAGCGCCCGGCGGCGAAACCATCGAACAGGTTTACGACCGCGCGGGCAAGGTGATTGAAGAAGCGAGCCACGTCCCTGGCGATGTCGCGCTCTTCGCACATGGCCATATCCTGCGGCTTCTCGCGGCGAACTATCTGGGCCTGCAGCCGAACGATGCACAGCTCTTTGCGCTCGGAACGGCGACGATCAGCATTCTCGGCTGGGAACAGGACCGGCGCGTGATTCGCCGCTGGAATCAACCCACCAGCTAG
- a CDS encoding MIP/aquaporin family protein, which translates to MPGTLLYEATAEFIGTMIIILFGAGVVAMTQLFGTGTPGEIVNGGFTNITLGWGLAVMMGVAVSAKVSGAHLNPAVTISLAIFRGFSWSKVLPYLAAQFTGAFCGAALVYLNYRPAFLAHDPGLESTAGVFSTFPRFPEIPLAGFVDQVIGTALLLFLVLAVTDENNLQAPPWLTPMLVGLIVVAIGMSFGSLHGYAINPARDFGPRLFTAIAGFKHNGLTDGTYVWLIPFFAPILGGIVGTAAYDFTIRKTL; encoded by the coding sequence ATGCCCGGGACCCTCCTCTACGAAGCCACCGCCGAGTTTATCGGCACCATGATCATCATCCTCTTCGGCGCTGGCGTTGTCGCCATGACCCAACTCTTCGGCACAGGAACGCCAGGGGAAATCGTGAATGGAGGTTTTACGAACATCACGCTAGGCTGGGGCTTGGCTGTGATGATGGGGGTCGCCGTGAGCGCAAAGGTGAGCGGCGCGCATCTGAATCCGGCAGTGACCATTTCTCTTGCGATCTTTCGAGGCTTTTCCTGGTCGAAGGTGCTTCCCTACCTGGCCGCACAGTTCACCGGCGCCTTCTGCGGCGCGGCGTTAGTCTATTTGAACTACCGGCCGGCCTTCCTTGCCCACGACCCCGGCCTTGAATCGACGGCCGGTGTCTTTTCCACCTTCCCTCGCTTCCCCGAAATTCCCCTGGCTGGCTTTGTCGATCAAGTCATCGGCACCGCATTGCTGCTGTTCTTAGTTCTTGCCGTAACCGACGAGAACAATCTGCAGGCGCCGCCCTGGCTCACGCCGATGCTCGTCGGCCTGATTGTTGTCGCGATTGGAATGAGCTTCGGCAGCCTGCACGGCTATGCGATCAATCCAGCCCGCGACTTCGGCCCGCGGCTCTTCACCGCCATTGCCGGCTTCAAGCACAATGGACTCACCGACGGAACTTATGTCTGGCTGATTCCTTTCTTTGCCCCTATCCTTGGTGGTATCGTCGGCACTGCGGCATATGATTTCACCATCAGAAAGACTCTTTAA